In Dehalococcoidia bacterium, one genomic interval encodes:
- the cysC gene encoding adenylyl-sulfate kinase, whose amino-acid sequence MSDRGFTVWFTGLSGAGKSTLSEALAPVLRERGHKVEILDGDVVRTNLSKGLGFSKEDRDTNILRIGFVAHLLSRNGVAVITAAISPYREVRDKNRELIGDFIEVYVKCSIEELTRRDVKGLYEKALRGEIQNFTGISDPYEEPLNPEVVVDTERETVEESLAKIVSYLEERGYIKPAPVAV is encoded by the coding sequence TTGTCTGACCGAGGCTTCACAGTCTGGTTTACCGGCCTTTCCGGCGCCGGCAAGTCCACGCTCTCGGAGGCGCTGGCGCCAGTGTTACGCGAACGCGGCCACAAGGTCGAGATCCTCGACGGCGATGTGGTGCGGACGAACCTTAGCAAGGGCCTCGGCTTCAGCAAGGAGGACCGCGACACCAACATCCTGCGCATCGGCTTCGTCGCGCATCTGTTGTCCCGCAACGGCGTCGCGGTCATAACGGCCGCCATCTCGCCCTATCGCGAGGTCCGCGACAAGAACCGCGAGCTGATCGGCGACTTCATCGAGGTGTACGTAAAGTGCAGCATCGAGGAGCTCACCCGGCGCGACGTCAAGGGCCTGTACGAGAAGGCGCTGCGGGGTGAGATCCAGAACTTCACGGGCATCTCCGACCCGTACGAAGAGCCGCTGAACCCGGAGGTCGTGGTCGACACCGAACGGGAGACGGTCGAGGAGAGTCTGGCGAAGATCGTCTCCTACCTGGAGGAGCGCGGGTACATCAAGCCGGCGCCTGTCGCGGTCTAG
- a CDS encoding phosphoadenylyl-sulfate reductase: MSADRPYDEATLAAWNDELEGKEPREILAWAVEKFQPGLTLACSFGGPSGMVLLDMVMAIDPSVEVFYLDTDFLFPETYALRDACERKYGFKAIGYKSLLTPEQQAAKYGEALWARDPDACCALRKVEPNQRALEGKTAWISGIRRDQSATRRDVRVVEWDEKFGLVKLNPLAAWTEDQVWDYIRDNRVPYNILHEQNYPSIGCTHCTKPVAPGDDPRSGRWAGFDKTECGIHVQDGGVTVIEATNIPVL; the protein is encoded by the coding sequence ATGTCCGCAGACCGACCATACGACGAGGCGACTCTCGCCGCCTGGAACGACGAACTCGAGGGCAAAGAGCCGCGCGAGATCCTCGCCTGGGCGGTCGAGAAGTTCCAGCCGGGCCTCACGCTCGCCTGCAGCTTTGGCGGCCCTTCGGGCATGGTCCTGCTGGACATGGTCATGGCCATCGACCCGTCCGTCGAGGTGTTCTACCTGGACACGGACTTTCTCTTTCCGGAGACGTACGCCCTGCGTGACGCCTGCGAGCGCAAGTACGGCTTCAAGGCCATCGGCTACAAATCGCTGCTGACGCCCGAGCAGCAGGCGGCGAAGTACGGCGAGGCGCTCTGGGCGCGCGACCCGGACGCCTGCTGCGCCCTGCGCAAGGTGGAGCCGAACCAGCGGGCGCTGGAAGGCAAGACGGCGTGGATATCGGGGATCCGGCGAGACCAGTCGGCGACACGACGGGACGTGAGGGTCGTCGAGTGGGACGAGAAGTTCGGGCTGGTGAAGCTGAACCCGCTCGCGGCCTGGACGGAAGACCAGGTCTGGGACTACATACGCGACAACCGCGTGCCCTACAACATCCTGCACGAGCAGAACTATCCCAGCATTGGCTGTACGCACTGCACGAAGCCGGTGGCGCCGGGTGATGACCCGCGTTCCGGCCGCTGGGCGGGCTTCGACAAGACGGAGTGCGGCATCCACGTTCAGGACGGCGGCGTGACCGTCATCGAGGCGACCAACATCCCCGTCCTGTAG